Proteins from a single region of Hymenobacter aquaticus:
- a CDS encoding sensor histidine kinase, protein MYANLAGWRARTLPPALARIGVPVLWWSLFVAYEFFVFSGWQEPPVVTWGFVAKDTLATLAGYYFFAYVVLPRFLLRRRWLLTVLGLLAIYYGWSALSYAFYALLDSRGLVSANAHDYVHRYLDYGLWGGIFAWRAVSMGLSDFTVTVLPAVLVRFGQFLLTTSNQSLRQQRENLNLEVSFLKAQVNPHFLFNTLNNIYTMVVKQDARAPTMVQHLTDLMHYTVYESDAARVPLSREVAFLDDYLELERLRYGRHVSIRYEKSGPLARFGLTPLLFFPFVENAFKHGVDSSLEASWVHITLAVRGEELHFEVRNSLAPGAPPRAFGGVGVANVQKRLALHYAPQDYQLRLGPEPDNTYRVALVLRLHPAFPLSS, encoded by the coding sequence ATGTACGCTAACCTGGCCGGGTGGCGGGCCCGCACGTTGCCGCCCGCCCTGGCCCGTATCGGGGTGCCGGTGCTGTGGTGGAGCCTGTTTGTGGCCTACGAGTTCTTCGTGTTCAGCGGCTGGCAGGAACCGCCGGTCGTCACCTGGGGCTTCGTGGCGAAAGACACGCTGGCGACGCTGGCGGGCTACTATTTCTTTGCCTACGTGGTGCTGCCCCGGTTTCTGCTGCGCCGGCGCTGGCTGCTCACGGTTCTGGGGCTGCTGGCTATTTACTACGGCTGGAGCGCGCTGTCGTACGCCTTCTACGCCCTGCTCGACTCCCGGGGCCTGGTGTCGGCCAACGCCCACGACTACGTGCACCGCTACCTCGACTACGGCCTCTGGGGCGGCATCTTCGCCTGGCGCGCCGTCAGCATGGGCCTCAGCGACTTCACCGTGACGGTGCTGCCCGCCGTGCTGGTGCGCTTCGGGCAGTTTCTGCTCACGACCAGCAACCAGAGCTTGCGCCAGCAGCGCGAAAACCTGAACCTGGAAGTCAGCTTCCTCAAGGCCCAGGTCAACCCGCACTTTCTCTTCAATACGCTCAACAACATCTACACGATGGTGGTGAAGCAGGACGCGCGCGCCCCCACGATGGTGCAGCACCTCACCGACCTGATGCACTACACCGTCTATGAGTCGGATGCCGCGCGGGTGCCCCTGAGCCGGGAAGTAGCGTTTCTGGACGACTACCTGGAGCTGGAACGCCTCCGCTACGGCCGCCACGTGAGCATCCGCTACGAGAAGTCGGGGCCGCTGGCGCGGTTTGGCCTCACGCCGCTACTGTTCTTTCCCTTTGTCGAAAATGCCTTCAAGCACGGCGTCGACAGCAGCCTTGAGGCCAGCTGGGTGCACATTACCCTGGCCGTGCGGGGCGAGGAGCTGCACTTCGAGGTGCGCAACAGCCTCGCGCCCGGGGCCCCGCCGCGCGCGTTTGGCGGCGTGGGCGTGGCCAACGTGCAAAAGCGCCTGGCTCTGCACTACGCGCCCCAGGACTACCAGCTTCGCCTCGGCCCCGAGCCCGATAACACCTACCGCGTGGCCCTGGTGCTACGCCTGCACCCGGCCTTTCCTTTGTCATCCTGA
- a CDS encoding sensor histidine kinase yields the protein MPETLAGPGFRWQRLSARTTAILLQVLLWSLLWGFYVLWNSRPNYHFAGPIWPLVLMQLGFAVVLFNGLVYLIIPRWLLRGRGWLALAGALVLIYGYRIWMYLGARLTEAYVPIDPVLRRTLHGFYVAGFPADLVRFTPMLASFVGMLAPMLFPLVVSFLAYALVVDRRRLALERDFLHLERSYLKAQINPQFLFNTLGTLNTMTHARDPRAGDVVLHLADLMRYTLYETDAERVPLSRELEFLDDYLALEHLRRPATATITHEVSGEAAGQQIAPLLLHPFLERLFAGQEAALAGPVTFRSRVLVRPEAVELHLERASAAPWPQPYATDAAIGAARRRLQLQYPGQHTVELTEDAGRVRLHLTLMLTPHVR from the coding sequence ATGCCCGAAACCCTGGCCGGCCCCGGCTTCCGCTGGCAACGCCTGAGCGCCCGTACCACCGCCATCCTGCTGCAAGTGCTGCTCTGGAGCCTGCTCTGGGGCTTCTACGTGCTCTGGAACAGCCGGCCCAACTACCACTTCGCCGGCCCCATCTGGCCCCTGGTGCTGATGCAGCTCGGCTTTGCCGTCGTGCTGTTCAACGGCCTGGTGTACCTCATTATTCCGCGCTGGCTGCTGCGGGGGCGGGGGTGGCTGGCCCTGGCCGGGGCCCTGGTGCTGATCTACGGCTACCGGATCTGGATGTACCTGGGCGCCCGCCTCACCGAGGCCTACGTGCCCATCGACCCGGTGCTGCGCCGCACCCTGCACGGCTTCTACGTGGCCGGCTTCCCGGCCGACCTTGTCCGGTTTACGCCCATGCTGGCGTCCTTCGTCGGGATGCTGGCTCCGATGCTGTTTCCGCTGGTGGTCAGCTTTCTGGCCTACGCCCTGGTCGTGGACCGGCGGCGGCTGGCCCTGGAGCGCGACTTTCTGCACCTGGAGCGCAGCTACCTCAAAGCCCAGATCAACCCGCAGTTTCTGTTCAACACGCTCGGCACGCTCAACACGATGACCCACGCCCGCGACCCGCGCGCCGGCGACGTGGTGCTGCACCTGGCCGATTTGATGCGCTACACCCTCTACGAAACCGACGCGGAGCGCGTGCCCCTAAGCCGGGAGCTGGAGTTTCTGGACGACTACCTGGCCCTGGAGCACCTGCGCCGCCCGGCCACGGCCACCATCACCCACGAGGTCAGCGGGGAGGCGGCCGGCCAGCAGATTGCGCCCCTGCTGCTGCACCCGTTTCTGGAGCGGCTGTTTGCCGGCCAGGAGGCGGCTTTGGCCGGCCCCGTCACGTTCCGGAGCCGCGTGCTGGTGCGGCCCGAGGCCGTGGAGCTGCACCTGGAGCGGGCCAGCGCCGCGCCCTGGCCGCAGCCCTACGCCACCGATGCCGCCATTGGGGCGGCACGCCGCCGCTTGCAGCTGCAATACCCCGGGCAGCACACCGTGGAGCTGACCGAAGACGCCGGGCGCGTGCGCCTTCACCTCACCCTTATGCTTACCCCCCATGTACGCTAA
- a CDS encoding amidohydrolase family protein: protein MLIIDCHCHAGQGDGLTGPWDTDAPLEPYLAWADEAGIQRTVLFAAFHSDYAVANRQVARLVRRQPERFYGFAFVHAQRDRGRIRQLVTEAVQQYGFCGIKCHRFDARISREICDVARAFRLPVLYDVVGEIAVVELLGEQYPDVNFIIPHLGSFSDDWRAQAGLIDHLVRFPNIYTDTSGVRRFDILRRAVDRAGAHKFLFGSDGPWLHPGVELAKIRALHLSPAETRQVVAQNLLGLLAQVRPAPPAAVLRRVAVPAAELAQEWRDPWLVRP from the coding sequence ATGCTCATCATCGACTGCCACTGCCACGCGGGCCAGGGCGACGGCCTGACCGGCCCCTGGGACACCGACGCGCCCCTGGAGCCCTACCTGGCCTGGGCCGACGAGGCCGGGATTCAGCGCACGGTGCTCTTCGCCGCCTTTCACTCCGACTACGCCGTGGCCAACCGCCAAGTGGCCCGGCTGGTGCGCCGGCAGCCCGAGCGGTTCTACGGGTTTGCCTTCGTGCACGCCCAGCGCGACCGGGGCCGCATCCGGCAGCTGGTCACGGAAGCGGTGCAGCAGTACGGCTTCTGCGGCATCAAGTGCCACCGCTTCGACGCGCGCATCAGCCGCGAAATCTGCGACGTGGCCCGGGCCTTTCGCCTGCCGGTGCTCTACGACGTGGTGGGCGAAATTGCGGTGGTGGAGCTGCTGGGTGAGCAGTACCCCGACGTGAACTTCATCATCCCGCACCTGGGCTCCTTTTCCGACGACTGGCGGGCCCAGGCCGGCCTTATCGACCACCTGGTGCGCTTTCCCAACATCTACACCGATACCAGCGGGGTGCGGCGCTTCGACATTCTGCGGCGGGCCGTGGACCGGGCCGGGGCCCACAAGTTTCTGTTTGGCTCGGATGGGCCCTGGCTGCACCCCGGCGTGGAGCTGGCCAAAATCAGGGCCCTGCACCTGAGCCCGGCCGAAACCCGGCAGGTAGTGGCCCAGAACCTGCTGGGGCTGCTGGCCCAGGTGCGGCCCGCGCCGCCGGCCGCCGTGCTGCGCCGCGTGGCCGTGCCCGCCGCCGAGCTGGCCCAGGAGTGGCGCGACCCGTGGCTGGTGCGCCCCTGA
- a CDS encoding dipeptidase, which translates to MKTASAPFTHYSPAWARKTLAELRELVGFASISTAPGAAGAVRACAEWLARHLRGLGLEGVRVFRTPGHPIVYAEKTGLPGRPTLLIYGHYDVQPVEPAAAWTVPPFGGLVRGPRLYGRGASDDKGQFFVHLKALELLLAQGETLPLNVKILLEGEEEIGSPNLGAFIRAHRRLLRADWALLSDTNLLSAGQPALTYGLRGSLAAELTVTGPPAELHSGVFGGAVLNPLQALTTLLAALHDEHGRVAIPGFYEPVQPAAAAERAYLRRYGPADAQLLREARVARGWGEPGYTLYERTVLRPSLSITGLSGGFQGEGVQSIVPARASAKLSFRLAEGQDPYRVEEQLRAYLRRRTPPQVRATLRAQLHAPPYTVAPALPVMRAAAQAYAHGFGRPPVLQRSGGTIPVVSLLEQHLGIPTVLMGFGLPDDHKHGPDEFLHLPNFWRGIQTSLFFLRRLGQLTSSSCRLCSSSTATATRARATA; encoded by the coding sequence ATGAAAACCGCGTCGGCGCCTTTTACACACTACTCGCCGGCCTGGGCGCGCAAAACGCTGGCGGAGCTGCGGGAGCTGGTTGGGTTTGCCAGCATCAGCACCGCGCCGGGCGCGGCCGGGGCCGTGCGCGCCTGCGCCGAGTGGCTGGCCCGCCATCTGCGCGGCCTGGGGCTGGAGGGCGTGCGGGTGTTTCGCACGCCGGGCCACCCCATCGTGTACGCCGAAAAAACGGGGCTGCCCGGCCGGCCCACGCTGCTGATTTACGGCCACTACGACGTGCAGCCCGTCGAGCCGGCCGCCGCCTGGACGGTGCCGCCCTTCGGCGGGCTGGTGCGCGGCCCGCGGCTCTACGGGCGCGGCGCTTCCGACGACAAGGGCCAGTTTTTCGTCCACCTCAAAGCCCTGGAGCTGCTGCTGGCCCAGGGAGAAACCCTGCCGCTGAACGTGAAGATTCTGCTGGAAGGCGAGGAGGAAATCGGCAGCCCGAACCTGGGGGCGTTTATCCGGGCCCACCGCCGCCTGCTGCGCGCCGACTGGGCCCTGCTCTCGGATACCAACCTGCTGTCGGCCGGGCAACCGGCCCTGACCTACGGCCTGCGCGGCTCCCTGGCCGCCGAGCTGACCGTAACCGGCCCGCCGGCCGAGCTGCATTCGGGTGTGTTTGGTGGGGCCGTGCTCAACCCCTTACAGGCCCTGACGACGCTGCTGGCCGCCCTGCACGACGAACACGGGCGGGTGGCCATTCCCGGCTTTTACGAACCCGTGCAACCCGCTGCCGCGGCCGAGCGGGCCTACCTGCGGCGCTACGGGCCCGCCGATGCCCAGCTGCTGCGCGAGGCCCGGGTGGCGCGGGGGTGGGGCGAGCCGGGCTACACCCTGTACGAGCGCACCGTGCTGCGGCCTTCCCTGAGTATCACGGGGCTGAGCGGCGGCTTCCAGGGCGAAGGCGTGCAGTCGATAGTGCCGGCCCGGGCCTCGGCCAAGCTCAGCTTCCGGTTGGCTGAGGGGCAGGACCCGTACCGGGTGGAAGAGCAGCTGCGGGCCTATCTGCGCCGCCGCACGCCGCCCCAGGTGCGGGCCACGCTCCGGGCCCAGCTGCACGCGCCGCCCTACACCGTGGCCCCCGCGCTGCCCGTGATGCGGGCCGCCGCCCAGGCCTACGCCCACGGCTTCGGGCGGCCGCCGGTGCTCCAACGCTCGGGCGGCACCATTCCGGTGGTCAGCCTGCTGGAGCAGCATTTGGGTATCCCGACGGTGCTCATGGGCTTCGGCCTGCCCGACGACCACAAGCACGGGCCCGACGAGTTTCTGCACCTGCCCAACTTCTGGCGCGGCATCCAGACCAGCCTGTTTTTTCTGCGCCGCCTCGGCCAGCTCACTTCTTCTTCCTGTCGGCTATGCTCATCATCGACTGCCACTGCCACGCGGGCCAGGGCGACGGCCTGA